A single region of the Oreochromis niloticus isolate F11D_XX linkage group LG19, O_niloticus_UMD_NMBU, whole genome shotgun sequence genome encodes:
- the ahsa1a gene encoding activator of 90 kDa heat shock protein ATPase homolog 1: protein MAKWGEGDPRWIVEERADATNVNNWHWTERDATNWSSDKLKSLLLGLSVENEEGTCEVTEVSKVEGEASINNRKGKLIFFYEWNVKATWTGKSKAGVKYKGTIEVPNLSDENDMEDLDISVSLNKDEPDTPLVNLMKTKGVDKFRDALQSYVGFLKTEFTQGMILPTANGVAKPQSTSQSKAKMDKTEISSSASTATPVNTGVKIPTCKFTLKETFLTSPAELYRVFLNKEMVQAFTRGSATVDGEKGGKFRLLDGNILGEFTELVPDEKIVMKWRYNNWPCEHYATITMAFLDRSSETELKVEYRGVPNSQEEQTKEGWKRYYFESIKQTFGYGARLF, encoded by the exons ATGGCGAAGTGGGGAGAAGGAGACCCTCGTTGGATTGTAGAGGAGAGAGCTGATGCGACTAATGTCAACAATTGGCATTG GACGGAAAGAGATGCAACAAACTGGTCATCAGATAAATTAAAATCTCTGCTTCTTGGATTGAGCGTGGAGAATGAGGAGGGAACGTGTGAAGTGACAGAAGTCAGCAAGGTCGAAGGAGAGGCCTCGATTAACAACCGCAAAGGGaaacttattttcttttatgagTGGAACGTGAAAGCTACTTGGACTG GAAAGTCAAAAGCAGGAGTCAAGTATAAAGGAACAATTGAAGTTCCAAACCTGTCTGATGAAAATGACATGGAGGATCTTGAT ATTTCTGTATCGTTGAACAAAGATGAACCCGACACGCCGCTGGTGAACCTGATGAAAACGAAAGGAGTGGATAAATTCCGCGACGCACTGCAAAGCTACGTTGGGTTCTTAAAAACAG aattcacacaGGGGATGATCCTACCTACAGCCAATGGTGTGGCCAAACCACAGTCCACATCACAGTCCAAAGCTAAGAtggataaaactgag ATTTCCTCCTCTGCCAGCACAGCCACTCCTGTCAACACCGGCGTCAAGATCCCCACCTGTAAATTTACACTGAAAGAAACATTTCTCACCTCACCAGCTGAACTCTACAGGGTCTTTCTGAACAAAGAG ATGGTTCAGGCGTTCACACGTGGTTCAGCCACAGTGGATGGAGAGAAGGGCGGAAAGTTTCGTCTGCTAGATGGAAATATTCTGGGCGAGTTCACAGAGCTG GTTCCAGATGAGAAAATAGTTATGAAGTGGCGGTATAACAACTGGCCCTGTG AGCACTACGCCACGATCACAATGGCGTTCTTGGACCGGAGCAGCGAGACGGAGCTGAAGGTGGAGTATCGAGGCGTCCCAAACAGCCAGGAGGAGCAGACGAAAGAGGGCTGGAAGAGATACTACTTCGAATCTATTAAACAGACATTTGGCTACGGAGCACGGCTCTTCTGA
- the LOC102077187 gene encoding dr1-associated corepressor homolog isoform X3, producing the protein MDEAAICGKNMKNVFERRGLKRRKCPDRREDITYASLLRIKKIMQKDTEVGRMAMAVPVIISRALEIFLKSLLTKTCVITESKLSTVVSVAHILGSTNHAYNPEGQQRHENKQHEVSVKKPPEVEEMAPQGSLDSLDNDSSASESELYICL; encoded by the exons ATGGACGAAGCAGCGATTTGCggtaaaaatatgaaaaatgtgtTCGAGCGGCGCGGATTAAAGCGACGAAAATGCCCGGACAGAAGAGAAGATATAACGTACGCTTCCCTCCT GCGCATCAAAAAAATCATGCAGAAGGACACTGAGGTGGGCCGGATGGCGATGGCAGTTCCTGTAATCATAT CTCGGGCCTTGGAGATATTCCTGAAGTCTCTGCTGACCAAAACCTGTGTGATTACAGAGTCCAAGCTCAGCACTGTTGTGTCTGTGGCTCACAT ACTTGGTAGCACAAACCACGCCTACAACCCAGAAGGACAACAGAGGCATGA GAACAAACAGCATGAAGTTTCTGTTAAAAAACCACCTGAAGTGGAGGAAATGGCTCCGCAAGGTAGCCTCGACTCACTTGACAACGACTCGAGTGCCAGT GAGTCGGAGCTCTACATCTGCTTATGA
- the LOC102077187 gene encoding dr1-associated corepressor isoform X2 — MDEAAICGKNMKNVFERRGLKRRKCPDRREDITYASLLRIKKIMQKDTEVGRMAMAVPVIISRALEIFLKSLLTKTCVITESKLSTVVSVAHMKQCIESEKLFHFLKDLVAQTTPTTQKDNRGMSMWPLYRNKQHEVSVKKPPEVEEMAPQGSLDSLDNDSSASESELYICL; from the exons ATGGACGAAGCAGCGATTTGCggtaaaaatatgaaaaatgtgtTCGAGCGGCGCGGATTAAAGCGACGAAAATGCCCGGACAGAAGAGAAGATATAACGTACGCTTCCCTCCT GCGCATCAAAAAAATCATGCAGAAGGACACTGAGGTGGGCCGGATGGCGATGGCAGTTCCTGTAATCATAT CTCGGGCCTTGGAGATATTCCTGAAGTCTCTGCTGACCAAAACCTGTGTGATTACAGAGTCCAAGCTCAGCACTGTTGTGTCTGTGGCTCACAT GAAGCAATGCATAGAGTCTGAAAAGCTCTTCCATTTTCTCAAAGACTTGGTAGCACAAACCACGCCTACAACCCAGAAGGACAACAGAGGCATGAGTATGTGGCCTTTATACAG GAACAAACAGCATGAAGTTTCTGTTAAAAAACCACCTGAAGTGGAGGAAATGGCTCCGCAAGGTAGCCTCGACTCACTTGACAACGACTCGAGTGCCAGT GAGTCGGAGCTCTACATCTGCTTATGA
- the LOC102077187 gene encoding dr1-associated corepressor isoform X1 has protein sequence MPGQKRRYNVRFPPRRIKKIMQKDTEVGRMAMAVPVIISRALEIFLKSLLTKTCVITESKLSTVVSVAHMKQCIESEKLFHFLKDLVAQTTPTTQKDNRGMRTNSMKFLLKNHLKWRKWLRKVASTHLTTTRVPVSRSSTSAYDCATSGSRCEVTAAPHFIMSLLLTFVFCLCCPGSWSQISEAKKSHCFS, from the exons ATGCCCGGACAGAAGAGAAGATATAACGTACGCTTCCCTCCT AGGCGCATCAAAAAAATCATGCAGAAGGACACTGAGGTGGGCCGGATGGCGATGGCAGTTCCTGTAATCATAT CTCGGGCCTTGGAGATATTCCTGAAGTCTCTGCTGACCAAAACCTGTGTGATTACAGAGTCCAAGCTCAGCACTGTTGTGTCTGTGGCTCACAT GAAGCAATGCATAGAGTCTGAAAAGCTCTTCCATTTTCTCAAAGACTTGGTAGCACAAACCACGCCTACAACCCAGAAGGACAACAGAGGCATGA GAACAAACAGCATGAAGTTTCTGTTAAAAAACCACCTGAAGTGGAGGAAATGGCTCCGCAAGGTAGCCTCGACTCACTTGACAACGACTCGAGTGCCAGT GAGTCGGAGCTCTACATCTGCTTATGACTGTGCAACCAGCGGAAGCCGCTGTGAAGTCACAGCAGCGCCTCATTTCATTATGTCACTTCTCCTTACATTTGTCTTTTGTCTCTGCTGTCCTGGATCTTGGTCACAAATAAGTGAGGCTAAGAAATCACATTGCTTCAGCTGA